One window of the Bartonella bacilliformis KC583 genome contains the following:
- the glmS gene encoding glutamine--fructose-6-phosphate transaminase (isomerizing), translated as MCGIIGIFGNRPVASYLINGLKRLEYRGYDSSGLATVHNSNLHCIRAEGKLVNLEEKLKITSLKGNVGIGHTRWATHGVAVERNAHPHMTERLAIVHNGIIENFLELKRELIEKGYIFETETDTEVIAHLITHELKNGLSPQEATRASWKRLRGSFSIALIFKGEDNLMIAVRSGPPLAIGYNKGEFFVASDAIALSSFVNHISYMEDGDLAVLTREGVTIYDADNQLVERPITALLDGDLSVSKGNYPHFMRKEIFEQPEIISHNLARYFDFGSYTVRPLENFIDWRNINRLSFSSCGTAYYSTLVARYWFENFASLSVDNDVASEFRYREPPLATDVLSVFVSQSGETADTLASLRYCRDRGVKTAAVVNVEPSTMAREADFVMPIFAGTEIGVASTKAFICQLSTLASMALSAAKQRGHLSETTEQQLVRQLAEVPHILNKVLKLDDKIKKLCHDLVNVKSVLYLGRGTSYPIALEGALKLKELSYIHAEGYAAGELKHGPIALVDDKMPVIVVAPYDKWFEKTFSNMQEVVARNGRIILITDEKGAAAACLDSVSTVILPDVPEFIAPIVYALPIQLIAYHTAVLLGTDVDQPRNLAKSVTVE; from the coding sequence ATGTGCGGAATTATCGGAATTTTTGGAAATAGGCCTGTTGCCTCCTACCTCATTAATGGTTTAAAGCGTCTTGAATATAGGGGGTATGATTCATCCGGTTTAGCAACAGTGCATAATAGTAATCTTCACTGCATTCGAGCCGAAGGTAAGTTAGTTAATTTAGAAGAAAAACTGAAAATAACGTCTTTGAAAGGGAATGTAGGGATTGGGCACACGCGTTGGGCTACGCATGGAGTTGCTGTAGAGCGGAATGCTCATCCTCATATGACAGAACGGCTTGCGATTGTTCATAATGGTATTATTGAAAATTTTTTAGAATTAAAAAGAGAACTTATTGAAAAGGGTTATATTTTTGAAACAGAAACTGATACTGAGGTTATTGCTCATTTAATTACGCATGAATTAAAAAACGGTCTTTCTCCGCAGGAAGCGACACGCGCAAGCTGGAAAAGACTACGAGGTTCTTTTTCTATTGCTCTTATTTTTAAAGGTGAAGACAATCTTATGATTGCTGTTCGCTCCGGTCCACCTTTAGCAATTGGCTATAACAAAGGTGAATTTTTTGTAGCATCAGATGCAATTGCTTTATCTTCATTTGTAAATCACATAAGCTATATGGAAGATGGTGATTTAGCTGTTCTTACGCGTGAGGGAGTGACAATTTACGATGCAGATAATCAACTGGTAGAACGCCCTATTACAGCGTTATTGGATGGAGATTTATCAGTCTCTAAAGGTAATTACCCTCATTTTATGCGTAAGGAAATATTTGAACAACCTGAAATTATTTCCCATAATTTAGCGCGTTATTTTGATTTTGGAAGTTATACAGTTCGCCCACTTGAAAATTTTATTGATTGGAGAAATATTAACCGATTATCATTTTCAAGTTGTGGAACTGCGTATTATTCAACTTTAGTTGCACGCTATTGGTTTGAAAATTTTGCTTCTTTGAGTGTTGATAATGATGTGGCTTCTGAATTTCGTTATCGGGAGCCTCCTCTAGCAACTGATGTCTTATCAGTGTTTGTTTCTCAGTCTGGTGAAACAGCGGACACACTGGCATCCTTGCGTTATTGTCGAGATCGTGGTGTAAAAACAGCAGCAGTTGTTAATGTTGAGCCATCGACAATGGCAAGGGAAGCTGATTTTGTTATGCCAATATTCGCAGGTACAGAAATTGGTGTTGCTTCAACAAAAGCTTTTATTTGCCAATTATCAACACTTGCTTCTATGGCACTTAGTGCAGCTAAGCAGCGTGGACATCTTTCAGAAACTACAGAGCAACAGCTAGTTCGGCAGTTGGCAGAAGTGCCACATATTTTAAATAAAGTTTTAAAGTTAGATGATAAAATTAAGAAACTTTGTCATGATTTAGTAAATGTAAAAAGCGTTCTTTATCTTGGGCGTGGTACTTCTTATCCAATTGCTTTGGAGGGTGCACTTAAGCTAAAGGAATTATCTTATATTCATGCTGAAGGTTATGCAGCGGGTGAGTTGAAACACGGTCCGATTGCGTTAGTTGATGATAAAATGCCAGTTATTGTTGTTGCACCTTATGATAAATGGTTTGAAAAAACTTTTTCTAATATGCAAGAAGTCGTGGCACGTAATGGCCGTATTATTTTAATAACGGATGAAAAAGGAGCAGCGGCGGCATGTCTTGATTCTGTGTCGACAGTTATTTTGCCAGACGTTCCAGAATTTATTGCTCCGATTGTTTATGCTTTACCTATTCAGTTAATTGCTTATCATACGGCTGTTTTATTAGGAACAGATGTGGATCAGCCGCGTAATTTGGCAAAATCAGTAACTGTTGAGTAA
- the recG gene encoding ATP-dependent DNA helicase RecG translates to MCLNLINPLLSSIRTLPGITPKICALLAKVLNIDLAQREPQLIDLLQLMPHSVIDRRMQPSIACAQEGQIVTLKITIDQHQPPPTNLKSLPYRVIGHDETGQINLVFFHARSSWLKTQLPEGKTVIVSGKIERFNKQLSMVHPDHIAFSEEFNQIPLIEPIYPSTAGLSAKTLRRVVQNALEHVPFLPEWIDESVKKQQNFSSFSVALRCIHDPIDPCHLSLESTARKRLAYDELLACQLALGLVRLQTKSLTGVSRLSTGTYTEKLLKSLPFQLTNGQKKTIKEIANDLASPEPMLRLLQGDVGTGKTVVALMAIAQIAENLGQSALMAPTEVLARQHFSTIAPLAEKIGLQTTLLTGREKGKTRTNILNDISSGHASIIIGTHALIQENVTYHNLSLAIIDEQHRFGVHQRLALTAKGHKPDMLVMTATPIPRTLVLTTFGDMDVSKITEKPIGRQPITTATLPLERINELIERIASALEKGEKLYWICPLVEESTTLQLTSIENRFATLYEQFGDCVGMIHGKMSTNEKDAAMASFKCGKTRILVATTVIEVGVDIPDASIIVIEHAEHFGLSQLHQLRGRVGRGEKKSSCILLYKGPLTKTAAARLNIMRSTEDGFIIAEEDLRLRGEGELLGTRQSGMPEFHIANLAVHSDLLSMARKDARLFLQRDATLSSERGKALRLLLYLFKRDYAIQLLRAG, encoded by the coding sequence ATGTGCTTAAACCTCATTAATCCTCTTTTATCCTCTATTCGTACTTTACCTGGAATTACCCCCAAGATATGTGCCTTATTGGCTAAGGTTTTAAACATTGATCTTGCACAACGTGAACCCCAACTTATTGATTTGCTTCAGTTGATGCCCCATTCGGTTATAGACCGTAGAATGCAACCCAGCATTGCTTGTGCACAAGAAGGTCAAATTGTTACCCTAAAAATCACTATCGACCAGCATCAACCCCCACCAACCAACCTCAAATCATTACCTTATCGTGTCATTGGTCACGACGAAACAGGTCAAATAAATTTGGTATTTTTTCATGCCCGAAGCTCTTGGCTGAAAACACAGCTCCCAGAGGGAAAAACAGTCATTGTATCAGGTAAAATTGAACGGTTTAATAAACAGCTTTCAATGGTTCATCCCGATCATATAGCATTTAGTGAGGAATTTAATCAGATACCATTAATCGAACCTATTTATCCCTCTACCGCTGGACTATCAGCAAAAACATTACGACGTGTCGTGCAAAATGCTCTTGAGCATGTTCCTTTTTTACCAGAATGGATAGATGAAAGTGTAAAAAAACAACAAAATTTTTCTTCTTTTTCTGTTGCTCTACGTTGTATCCATGATCCTATAGATCCCTGTCATTTATCCTTGGAAAGTACCGCACGTAAACGTCTTGCCTATGATGAATTGCTTGCTTGTCAATTAGCTCTTGGTCTTGTGCGATTACAAACTAAATCTCTTACAGGAGTCTCTCGTTTATCAACAGGAACCTATACTGAAAAACTGCTTAAATCCTTACCCTTCCAACTAACCAATGGACAAAAAAAAACGATAAAGGAAATTGCGAATGACTTAGCTTCACCTGAACCCATGTTAAGGCTTCTTCAAGGCGATGTGGGAACAGGAAAAACCGTCGTTGCACTAATGGCAATAGCGCAAATTGCTGAAAATTTAGGACAATCAGCCTTAATGGCACCAACAGAAGTTTTGGCCCGACAGCATTTTTCTACAATTGCTCCTCTTGCTGAAAAAATTGGTTTACAAACAACTCTCTTAACTGGACGAGAAAAAGGAAAAACGCGCACAAATATCCTAAATGACATTTCATCAGGACACGCCTCTATTATCATCGGCACTCACGCTTTGATACAAGAAAACGTTACTTACCATAATCTTTCTTTAGCCATTATTGATGAGCAGCACCGCTTTGGTGTACACCAACGCCTTGCTCTTACGGCAAAAGGACATAAGCCCGACATGCTGGTTATGACTGCAACTCCTATACCACGTACTCTGGTATTAACAACTTTTGGTGACATGGATGTATCAAAAATTACAGAAAAGCCAATTGGGCGCCAACCAATCACAACGGCAACGCTTCCCTTAGAACGGATCAATGAACTGATAGAGCGCATTGCATCAGCATTAGAAAAAGGAGAAAAACTTTATTGGATCTGTCCTTTGGTAGAGGAATCTACAACCCTTCAACTGACCTCGATTGAAAACCGTTTTGCTACTCTATATGAACAATTCGGAGACTGTGTAGGTATGATACATGGGAAAATGTCTACGAATGAAAAAGATGCGGCAATGGCTTCCTTTAAATGCGGAAAAACACGTATCTTGGTTGCAACCACAGTCATTGAAGTAGGAGTGGATATTCCTGATGCTTCGATTATCGTTATCGAACATGCAGAACATTTTGGTCTTTCACAGTTGCACCAATTACGCGGACGCGTTGGAAGAGGAGAAAAAAAATCATCTTGTATTCTGCTATATAAAGGTCCACTAACAAAAACAGCGGCAGCACGTCTTAATATCATGCGCAGTACAGAAGATGGTTTTATAATTGCTGAAGAAGACCTGCGTTTGCGGGGTGAAGGCGAGCTCTTGGGAACCCGACAATCCGGTATGCCTGAGTTTCATATAGCAAATCTTGCAGTGCATAGCGATCTTTTATCGATGGCAAGAAAAGATGCACGTTTATTCTTACAACGTGATGCTACTCTTTCCTCAGAACGAGGAAAGGCCCTACGTTTACTCCTTTATCTTTTTAAAAGAGATTATGCTATTCAACTCTTACGTGCAGGCTAA
- a CDS encoding GNAT family N-acetyltransferase gives MIQKTVPEYIIQVAKEIAGRPGHTDFPFFLFDADNALAKAKTLISASKKYFTDSNIAVAIKSCSLGIFCKLLAEEGLNAKVCSADEFQIALFAGFPNDRIILGGPLKTSEDLSFALEKDALIYVDSVSELRKLNTLAVNKNRRYGVGIRLSHFYRNGKYSRFGITKEEYINDILPILSNTDHLYLQGFHLYVGSNPENYPKITDTLHHWLPFLVEHMPSSGHLDISTDFLTNPEPENYDPETIFRSIHDVLNSYDPNLSKRWKLIFELDHYLNKDSSYVIGKALGYKNHYDAKIIQTNLSINWITSIHNWHHSLTLLNDGDKDSTQDKQILAGFNCFEDDSLSPQGYYGLTEGQHFLIRSCSNYNMQASNEWTRKKPPVYIWLRGSVLIAKISSSFTSRDLFHKEERICLDENIRLEAPSRKFSSALYKVIQFNKEYFSMFMAWPPSVNHECDTADYLDSCFLAHQHDKEKTHIILFNENPVGLVSLHTIDHVNKSGYIGYWLDKRVQGNGIITRAVNALVKHYSSRRFLHRFVIRCTTVNQRSNAVAKRCGFVHEATFREAEYLNGVFHDQNIYSWIPSDARCNS, from the coding sequence ATGATACAAAAAACAGTTCCAGAATATATTATTCAGGTTGCAAAAGAAATTGCTGGTCGACCAGGCCATACTGATTTTCCCTTTTTTCTTTTTGATGCCGACAATGCTTTGGCAAAAGCAAAAACATTAATTTCAGCCAGCAAAAAGTATTTTACTGATAGCAACATTGCTGTTGCTATTAAATCTTGTTCACTTGGAATCTTTTGCAAATTATTGGCGGAGGAAGGACTAAACGCGAAAGTTTGTTCTGCTGATGAATTCCAGATCGCTTTATTCGCAGGATTTCCTAATGATCGCATCATTTTAGGTGGTCCCTTAAAAACCTCTGAAGATTTGTCTTTTGCGTTGGAAAAAGACGCTCTCATCTACGTGGATAGCGTTAGCGAACTTCGTAAGCTCAATACATTGGCCGTTAATAAAAACAGACGCTATGGTGTAGGCATCAGACTCTCTCATTTTTATCGTAATGGTAAATACTCCCGATTTGGAATAACAAAAGAAGAGTATATCAATGATATTTTACCTATATTGTCGAACACTGATCATCTTTATCTGCAGGGCTTCCATCTTTATGTTGGCTCTAATCCAGAAAATTATCCCAAAATCACAGATACCTTACATCACTGGCTTCCCTTTCTTGTTGAACATATGCCATCATCAGGGCACCTTGATATAAGCACCGATTTTCTCACTAACCCAGAACCTGAAAATTATGATCCAGAAACTATTTTCCGGAGCATTCATGATGTATTGAACAGCTATGATCCAAATCTATCTAAAAGATGGAAGCTGATTTTTGAACTGGATCACTACTTGAACAAAGATAGTAGCTATGTAATAGGAAAAGCACTGGGTTATAAGAATCATTATGATGCCAAAATTATACAAACTAATCTAAGCATCAACTGGATCACGTCCATACATAATTGGCATCATTCCCTAACACTTTTAAACGATGGGGATAAAGATTCAACTCAAGATAAACAGATTTTGGCTGGCTTTAATTGTTTTGAAGATGATTCCCTGTCTCCACAAGGCTATTATGGTTTGACAGAAGGTCAACATTTTTTAATAAGAAGCTGCAGTAATTATAATATGCAAGCTTCTAACGAATGGACACGTAAAAAACCACCAGTGTACATTTGGCTAAGAGGCAGTGTGCTAATTGCAAAGATATCATCCTCTTTCACTTCCAGAGATTTATTTCATAAGGAAGAACGTATATGTTTGGATGAAAATATACGGTTAGAAGCACCTTCAAGAAAATTTTCCTCTGCGCTATATAAAGTCATTCAGTTCAACAAAGAATATTTCAGTATGTTTATGGCATGGCCGCCTTCTGTTAATCATGAGTGTGATACAGCCGATTATCTTGACTCTTGTTTTCTTGCACATCAACATGACAAGGAAAAAACACATATTATTTTATTTAATGAAAATCCGGTTGGTTTAGTTTCTCTCCACACTATCGATCACGTGAATAAAAGCGGATATATTGGATATTGGCTTGACAAAAGAGTTCAAGGTAATGGTATCATTACGCGAGCAGTGAACGCTCTTGTTAAGCATTATTCTTCACGTCGTTTTCTTCATCGCTTTGTCATCAGATGCACTACTGTTAACCAAAGAAGCAATGCAGTTGCAAAGCGTTGCGGTTTTGTACACGAAGCAACATTTAGAGAAGCTGAATACTTAAATGGAGTTTTTCACGACCAAAATATTTATAGCTGGATCCCCTCTGATGCTCGATGCAATTCTTAG
- a CDS encoding DUF1561 family protein has translation MKLKLCYFFFSLLLTLHTAFAALTPKSEQKHPDNSKDQAIRVKVHTNAHYCYAPAFVNGEGYVYIDYCSSSSALFARYDVFQRVAWNVDGVWLCMTAPGSVTGIGRKSTANWDYIVLRPCVINDPNQRWTIKNNAFYTADEKFRVKDYKWYAYISKNKDDYYDHTLITMEDWIKTVATPVNINLKMFLGWKFVHSSGFSTYYISDDGSKSDVFDLYYNPENGHIARYFPSSGVMSCMASQQSPNDDWNWVNWKFCKDTTTAQQDIGSWNIAVLAGREGALTDYQGNFLRVTQYGFSWGQPYTAKPSYLEQDTTNSPQSNFLFTYDMERWNRYVNGNLGDTLAYCPAPGNKENVVHATKTRVKRSLPPSFVLTEEWKKRLWEIAKSTSSTGREAIAACGVCMLHTLQMLAELQEDHLRGPRHNGEGYFFNTQEGVSPFISFRQRFPVLAARLEATISHGTTPLRVGESTLTRTTRTTRAAASILLPRYEWRPSFMARTPEEMRSQLQNLLRAPEGTLWYIVIIRSTMDGSGMIGHAQPILRTHEGLVLISTNIASMSFDEFRSYLNPTRDPEILLSEFSLRSNRRLYSLVTFQMAQLDEIPLNLYISQDNCTGEGDHRRGTRGLPRTSLINQCGSGRCAIQ, from the coding sequence ATGAAATTAAAATTGTGTTATTTCTTTTTTAGCTTATTACTGACTCTTCATACGGCCTTTGCTGCTCTTACTCCTAAGTCAGAGCAGAAACACCCTGATAATTCTAAGGACCAAGCTATTCGTGTTAAAGTGCATACAAACGCTCACTATTGTTATGCCCCAGCATTCGTAAATGGTGAAGGTTATGTTTACATTGACTATTGTTCTTCTTCCAGTGCTCTATTTGCTCGATATGATGTCTTTCAAAGAGTCGCCTGGAATGTCGATGGGGTTTGGCTGTGCATGACTGCGCCTGGTTCTGTGACAGGCATTGGTAGAAAGTCTACAGCTAACTGGGATTATATTGTATTAAGGCCTTGTGTGATCAATGACCCTAACCAACGCTGGACCATTAAAAATAATGCTTTTTACACAGCTGATGAAAAGTTTCGCGTTAAAGACTATAAATGGTACGCTTATATTTCAAAAAACAAAGATGATTACTACGATCACACCTTAATCACGATGGAGGATTGGATCAAAACTGTTGCTACCCCTGTAAACATTAACCTCAAGATGTTTTTAGGGTGGAAATTTGTACATAGCTCTGGTTTCTCTACATACTATATTTCAGACGATGGATCGAAATCAGACGTTTTTGATCTCTATTATAATCCAGAAAATGGCCATATTGCTCGATATTTCCCTTCTTCTGGAGTGATGTCTTGCATGGCTTCCCAACAGTCCCCTAATGACGATTGGAACTGGGTAAATTGGAAATTTTGTAAAGATACAACCACCGCTCAACAAGATATCGGCTCTTGGAATATTGCTGTTTTGGCTGGACGTGAAGGAGCTTTAACGGATTATCAGGGGAATTTTTTAAGAGTGACTCAATATGGCTTCAGTTGGGGACAGCCTTATACAGCGAAGCCTAGTTACCTTGAACAAGACACAACCAACTCTCCTCAATCTAATTTTCTTTTTACTTATGACATGGAAAGATGGAATCGCTATGTCAATGGGAATTTAGGAGATACACTGGCTTATTGCCCTGCTCCTGGCAATAAGGAAAATGTTGTTCATGCTACTAAGACACGGGTAAAAAGGTCCCTACCTCCTAGCTTTGTCCTTACTGAAGAATGGAAAAAAAGATTATGGGAAATCGCTAAAAGTACTAGCTCCACGGGGCGAGAAGCAATTGCCGCTTGCGGCGTCTGCATGTTGCATACTTTGCAAATGCTAGCTGAATTGCAAGAGGATCATCTCAGAGGGCCCCGTCACAATGGAGAAGGTTATTTCTTTAATACGCAAGAAGGTGTAAGCCCATTTATATCATTTCGTCAGAGATTCCCTGTGCTTGCAGCAAGGCTTGAAGCTACAATATCCCATGGCACAACACCTTTGCGTGTAGGAGAGAGTACTTTAACGCGAACGACTAGAACAACTCGTGCAGCAGCGTCAATATTGTTACCCCGATATGAGTGGAGACCTTCCTTTATGGCAAGAACGCCGGAAGAGATGAGAAGCCAGCTGCAAAATCTATTAAGAGCTCCTGAAGGAACGCTTTGGTATATTGTAATTATTAGATCAACTATGGATGGTAGCGGTATGATTGGTCATGCTCAACCTATTTTAAGAACACATGAAGGGCTCGTATTAATTTCTACAAACATAGCTAGTATGAGTTTTGATGAGTTTAGGAGTTATCTCAACCCAACGAGAGATCCAGAAATATTGCTTTCTGAGTTTTCACTTAGGAGTAATCGAAGACTTTATTCACTAGTAACTTTTCAAATGGCTCAACTAGATGAAATTCCTTTGAATCTTTATATTTCGCAAGACAATTGTACTGGAGAAGGAGATCATAGAAGAGGCACTAGAGGACTTCCAAGAACCTCTCTCATTAATCAATGTGGTAGTGGTAGGTGTGCAATTCAATGA
- the accC gene encoding acetyl-CoA carboxylase biotin carboxylase subunit: MIQKILIANRGEIAVRVLRACKELGIKTVAIHSTADADAMHVRLSDESVCIGPPPSRDSYLNIQQIISACEITGADAVHPGYGFLSENAKFADILEAHNITFIGPTAAHIRTMGDKIEAKKTAKQLGIPIVPGSDGAVTEDADAFRIAHEIGYPVIIKASAGGGGRGMKVVRSEKELSVALHTARSEAGAAFNDDSVYIEKYLEKPRHIEIQVMGDGAGNAIHLGERDCSLQRRHQKVWEEANSPALDESKRKKIGDIVANACAKLGYRGAGTIEFLYENSEFYFIEMNTRLQVEHPVTEAITGIDLVHEQIRIASGQGLSVKQEDVRFSGHAIECRINAEDPINFTPSPGLITHFHTPGGLGVRVDSGVYSGYYIPPYYDSLIGKLIVHGRTRLECMMRLRRALDEFVVDGIKTTLPLFRDLINNQDIANGDYNIHWLEKYLSDQ; this comes from the coding sequence ATGATTCAAAAAATCCTCATTGCTAATCGAGGGGAAATTGCTGTTCGTGTTCTACGTGCTTGTAAAGAGCTCGGAATTAAAACTGTAGCTATTCACTCAACCGCTGATGCTGATGCTATGCATGTTCGTCTTTCTGATGAAAGTGTCTGTATCGGTCCTCCTCCATCTCGCGATTCTTATTTGAATATTCAGCAAATTATTTCTGCGTGTGAAATCACAGGAGCCGATGCTGTTCATCCAGGATATGGCTTTCTCTCTGAAAATGCAAAATTTGCAGATATTTTAGAAGCCCATAATATTACATTTATCGGCCCAACAGCTGCACATATTCGCACCATGGGTGATAAAATAGAAGCAAAAAAAACAGCTAAACAGCTTGGTATCCCTATCGTCCCAGGCTCTGATGGAGCAGTAACTGAAGACGCTGATGCTTTCCGTATTGCTCATGAAATTGGATATCCAGTTATTATTAAAGCTTCTGCAGGTGGTGGTGGACGCGGTATGAAAGTTGTCCGTTCTGAGAAAGAACTCTCTGTAGCTCTTCATACGGCCCGTTCAGAAGCTGGTGCAGCTTTCAACGATGATTCAGTTTATATCGAAAAATACCTAGAAAAGCCACGCCATATTGAAATTCAAGTTATGGGTGATGGAGCTGGTAATGCTATTCATTTAGGAGAACGTGATTGTTCACTGCAACGACGTCATCAAAAAGTATGGGAGGAAGCTAACTCGCCTGCACTTGATGAATCAAAACGGAAAAAAATTGGTGATATTGTTGCAAATGCTTGCGCTAAACTTGGCTATCGTGGAGCAGGAACTATTGAATTTCTTTATGAAAATAGTGAATTTTATTTCATTGAGATGAATACTCGTTTACAGGTTGAACATCCTGTAACCGAGGCTATTACAGGTATAGATCTGGTCCATGAGCAAATTCGCATTGCTTCTGGCCAAGGGCTTTCTGTCAAACAAGAAGATGTTCGCTTCTCTGGCCATGCTATAGAATGTCGTATTAATGCTGAAGATCCCATTAATTTTACACCATCTCCAGGGCTTATTACGCATTTTCATACACCTGGAGGTTTAGGAGTTCGCGTTGATTCAGGTGTTTATTCTGGTTATTATATTCCACCTTATTATGACAGTTTGATTGGAAAGCTGATCGTTCATGGACGAACACGCTTAGAGTGTATGATGCGTTTAAGACGTGCACTAGATGAATTTGTAGTTGATGGCATTAAAACTACATTACCTTTGTTTCGTGACCTTATTAACAATCAAGATATTGCTAATGGTGATTATAATATTCACTGGCTAGAAAAATATCTTTCTGATCAATAA
- the accB gene encoding acetyl-CoA carboxylase biotin carboxyl carrier protein: protein MITKKMDETKHTKINMDIIRDLAKILNDTNLTNIELEQGGLRICVSRQNTSASSEQVIYAPVTTPNVTSAPTTVASPVKEEKSRNTIASPMVGTAYLAPSPGAQPFVEIGQNVSEGQTLLIIEAMKTMNHISSPRSGTVTAILVKDAQPVEFDEPLIIVE, encoded by the coding sequence ATGATAACAAAAAAAATGGATGAGACAAAACATACAAAAATCAATATGGACATTATCCGTGACCTTGCAAAGATTTTGAATGACACAAATCTGACTAACATTGAGCTTGAACAAGGCGGGCTTCGTATTTGTGTGTCACGCCAAAATACCTCAGCTTCCTCTGAGCAAGTAATTTATGCTCCTGTTACAACTCCTAATGTGACCTCTGCTCCGACGACTGTCGCTTCGCCTGTGAAAGAAGAAAAATCAAGAAACACAATAGCATCTCCAATGGTTGGTACAGCATATCTTGCACCTTCTCCAGGTGCACAACCTTTCGTAGAAATAGGACAAAATGTTTCTGAAGGACAAACATTACTTATCATTGAAGCAATGAAAACGATGAATCACATCTCATCACCACGTTCAGGAACTGTAACCGCAATTCTTGTTAAAGATGCTCAGCCAGTTGAGTTTGACGAACCACTTATTATTGTTGAGTGA
- a CDS encoding DsbA family protein, which yields MTYQQQHSMISFIVKFLIIVMSNILAFLPLANAENKKKIFDHSITENLKIQLLEDPIFLSKLSEKITLSTHDHYIQKVIKDYLLKNPEIMIELELAFQKQLKEQNEKQALVIKLLEKEIFHSSHDAVLGNPNGDIVVVNFFDYNCGYCKHFYSIIMNLIEEYPNLRVIIKDFPILGPDSMAVHTVAYVFRKKFPEKYAQFYKELLTDPSRANKAKAIKVAVSLGANEKELHNMMKDHNLQKVFNENIQIASALNITGTPSFIINNMVFVGAIGKETLKEIIQNMQ from the coding sequence ATGACTTACCAACAACAACATTCAATGATAAGTTTCATTGTGAAATTTTTAATTATAGTTATGTCAAATATTCTAGCTTTCTTGCCTTTAGCAAATGCAGAAAACAAAAAGAAAATATTTGATCACTCAATTACAGAAAACTTGAAAATACAGCTTCTAGAAGATCCTATTTTTCTATCTAAGCTTAGCGAAAAAATTACACTAAGCACCCATGATCATTATATCCAGAAAGTTATAAAAGATTATTTACTTAAAAACCCAGAAATTATGATTGAACTGGAACTTGCTTTTCAAAAACAACTGAAAGAACAAAATGAAAAACAAGCTCTAGTTATCAAATTATTAGAAAAAGAAATTTTTCATTCTTCTCATGACGCTGTTTTAGGAAATCCAAATGGCGATATAGTAGTTGTTAATTTTTTTGATTATAATTGTGGGTATTGCAAACATTTTTATTCAATTATAATGAACTTAATAGAGGAGTATCCAAACCTGCGAGTCATTATTAAAGACTTCCCAATTTTAGGTCCTGATTCAATGGCAGTACATACTGTTGCTTATGTATTTCGAAAAAAATTTCCAGAAAAATATGCTCAGTTTTATAAAGAGCTGTTAACGGATCCAAGTCGTGCTAATAAAGCTAAAGCTATAAAAGTAGCAGTTTCACTGGGAGCAAATGAAAAAGAGCTGCACAACATGATGAAAGACCATAATCTACAAAAAGTTTTTAACGAAAATATTCAGATTGCTTCTGCATTAAATATCACTGGTACTCCCTCTTTTATCATTAATAATATGGTATTTGTTGGAGCTATAGGAAAGGAAACTTTAAAGGAAATAATACAAAACATGCAATAA